One genomic window of Micromonospora sp. WMMD1128 includes the following:
- a CDS encoding molybdopterin molybdotransferase MoeA, whose product MSTETEAAAVDVGTPPPAGWEEARARVYAVGLSAALPAVARPLADTDGHTLAEPLTTRTDLPAFPTSSVDGWAVRGAGPWQVVGRVLAGHTAPPLAADGTTVEIATGAMVPAGTTAILRIEESTRAADGRVAGTPRPQPEWREPGEEARLDEELLPAGTPVDPAVIGLAASCGHDTLRVRRSPRAALLVFGDELLTSGPPGAGRVRDALGPSVPAWLRRYGCQVRGGDVVGPVADTLPAHVAALRGALANADLVCTTGGTMHGPVDHLHPALEALGADYVVNTVAVRPGFPMLLARLADTDGRVRFVAGLPGNPQSAVVALVSLVAPLLAGLTGRAMPVLPQVMLAEPVAGRGDQTHLALVRWDRVAGTAHPVRHVGSAMLRGLAGADGFAVIRPGTSGAAGDRVPLVPLPLTSGERP is encoded by the coding sequence ATGAGCACGGAAACCGAAGCCGCCGCGGTCGACGTGGGCACGCCCCCGCCGGCCGGGTGGGAGGAGGCCCGCGCCCGGGTGTACGCGGTGGGCCTCTCCGCCGCGCTCCCCGCGGTCGCCCGGCCGCTTGCCGACACCGACGGGCACACCCTGGCCGAGCCACTGACCACGCGCACCGACCTGCCGGCGTTCCCCACCTCGAGCGTGGACGGCTGGGCGGTGCGCGGGGCCGGGCCGTGGCAGGTGGTCGGCCGGGTGCTCGCCGGGCACACCGCGCCCCCGCTGGCGGCGGACGGCACCACCGTGGAGATCGCCACCGGCGCGATGGTCCCCGCCGGCACCACCGCGATCCTGCGGATCGAGGAGTCGACCCGGGCGGCGGACGGCCGGGTGGCCGGCACGCCCCGGCCGCAGCCGGAGTGGCGCGAGCCGGGCGAGGAGGCCCGCCTCGACGAGGAGTTGCTGCCCGCCGGCACGCCCGTGGACCCGGCGGTGATCGGCCTGGCCGCCTCCTGCGGCCACGACACGCTGCGGGTCCGCCGCTCGCCGCGCGCCGCGCTGCTGGTCTTCGGCGACGAGCTGCTCACGTCGGGCCCGCCGGGGGCCGGCCGGGTGCGCGACGCGCTCGGCCCCTCGGTGCCCGCCTGGCTGCGCCGCTACGGCTGTCAGGTGCGGGGCGGCGACGTGGTCGGGCCGGTCGCCGACACCCTGCCCGCGCACGTCGCGGCGCTGCGCGGCGCGCTCGCCAACGCCGACCTGGTCTGCACCACCGGCGGCACCATGCACGGGCCGGTCGATCACCTGCACCCGGCGCTGGAGGCGCTGGGTGCCGACTACGTGGTCAACACCGTCGCGGTGCGCCCCGGCTTCCCGATGCTGCTCGCCCGGCTGGCCGACACCGACGGCCGGGTGCGCTTCGTGGCTGGCCTGCCGGGCAATCCGCAGTCCGCGGTGGTGGCCCTGGTCTCGCTCGTCGCTCCCCTGCTCGCCGGTCTCACCGGCCGTGCGATGCCGGTGCTGCCGCAGGTCATGCTGGCCGAGCCGGTCGCCGGGCGGGGGGATCAGACCCACCTCGCCCTGGTTCGCTGGGACCGGGTCGCCGGCACCGCGCACCCGGTGCGGCACGTCGGTTCGGCGATGCTGCGCGGGCTGGCCGGCGCGGACGGCTTCGCGGTGATCCGGCCGGGCACCAGCGGCGCGGCGGGTGACCGGGTGCCGCTCGTACCCCTGCCGCTGACCTCCGGGGAGCGGCCGTGA
- a CDS encoding molybdenum cofactor biosynthesis protein MoaE: MTTETRVVLGAVTDRPLDLAAHEAAVADRRAGAVVSFQGVVRDHDHGRAVTRLEYEGHPTAEAVLREVAAEIATDPAVHAVAVSHRIGPLEIGDVALVAAVSTAHRAAAFAACARLVDEVKARLPIWKRQVFDDGTEEWVNCP; encoded by the coding sequence GTGACGACCGAGACGCGCGTGGTCCTGGGTGCGGTCACCGACCGGCCGCTCGACCTAGCCGCGCACGAGGCGGCGGTCGCCGACCGCCGGGCCGGCGCGGTGGTCTCCTTCCAGGGCGTGGTCCGCGACCACGACCACGGACGGGCGGTCACCCGGCTGGAGTACGAGGGCCACCCCACCGCCGAGGCCGTGCTGCGCGAGGTGGCCGCCGAGATCGCCACCGATCCGGCGGTGCACGCGGTGGCGGTGTCGCACCGGATCGGCCCGCTGGAGATCGGTGACGTGGCGCTTGTCGCGGCGGTCAGCACCGCGCACCGGGCGGCGGCGTTCGCGGCGTGCGCCCGGCTGGTCGACGAGGTCAAGGCGCGACTGCCGATCTGGAAGCGGCAGGTCTTCGACGACGGCACCGAGGAGTGGGTGAACTGCCCCTGA
- a CDS encoding glycosyltransferase 87 family protein yields MPTTVGRRTNRLTPTPRVVLGVDQRIAVRVGVVAAVWYAAWLAIGAFGRPYNFFDMKIYHGAVLWWAGGNELYDFVAPSTTLGFTYPPFAALVMLPMSWLPVDLAGSVNALASIGALAVVLAALLRPIVDRLGWSLWFIVGIATPLAVAIEPSRETLGYGQVNLLLFALIMADLVGLRWRARRGTHHESAETPLARFVYSGAWAGVGIGLATAVKLTPALFVGYLMLTRQWRAAWIAVATTIGVTLATFGAIGEESRAYFTSVLWQTERVGAADMTANQSLAGLLARLYDSIETPGLLWLAFSVLVLALGLSRAVSARTDGDELTAFTLVGLTANVISPISWSHHLVWVIPAIIVLADAAVRRRDASRGLPLRGTGLPSANGVPPLRPPIWYPALTGLRHAAGALGLYLLFLISPIWPYEHQLPEVSHYQDGLFGALMENSLAIALILLVAALPWRPGAEPAFYPDRLGRTTQLAARR; encoded by the coding sequence ATGCCGACGACAGTCGGTAGACGGACCAACCGCCTCACCCCGACCCCCCGCGTCGTCCTCGGGGTCGACCAGCGGATCGCCGTACGTGTCGGCGTCGTGGCCGCGGTGTGGTACGCGGCGTGGCTCGCCATCGGCGCCTTCGGCCGGCCGTACAACTTCTTCGACATGAAGATCTACCACGGCGCGGTGCTGTGGTGGGCGGGCGGCAACGAGCTGTACGACTTCGTCGCCCCCTCGACGACGCTCGGTTTCACCTATCCACCCTTCGCCGCCCTGGTCATGCTGCCGATGTCCTGGCTGCCGGTGGACCTCGCCGGTTCGGTCAACGCGCTTGCAAGCATCGGCGCGCTCGCGGTCGTGCTGGCGGCGTTGCTGCGTCCGATCGTGGACCGGCTCGGCTGGTCGCTCTGGTTCATCGTCGGCATCGCCACCCCGCTCGCCGTGGCCATCGAGCCGTCCCGGGAGACGCTCGGCTACGGCCAGGTCAACCTGCTGCTGTTCGCGCTGATCATGGCGGATCTGGTGGGTCTGCGCTGGCGGGCCAGGCGGGGTACCCATCACGAGAGCGCCGAGACGCCGCTGGCCCGCTTCGTCTACAGCGGCGCCTGGGCCGGGGTCGGCATCGGGCTCGCCACCGCGGTCAAGCTCACCCCGGCGCTGTTCGTGGGCTATCTGATGCTCACCCGGCAGTGGCGGGCCGCGTGGATCGCGGTCGCCACCACGATCGGGGTGACCCTCGCGACGTTCGGCGCGATCGGCGAGGAGTCCCGCGCCTATTTCACGAGTGTGCTGTGGCAGACCGAGCGGGTCGGCGCCGCCGACATGACCGCCAACCAGTCCCTCGCCGGCCTGCTGGCGCGGCTCTACGACTCGATCGAGACACCCGGGCTGCTCTGGCTCGCCTTCTCGGTGCTGGTGCTGGCGCTGGGCCTGTCCCGGGCGGTCAGCGCCCGCACCGACGGCGACGAGTTGACCGCGTTCACGCTTGTCGGGCTCACCGCCAACGTGATCAGCCCGATCTCCTGGTCGCACCACCTGGTCTGGGTCATCCCGGCGATCATCGTGCTGGCCGACGCCGCGGTACGCCGACGCGACGCCAGCCGCGGCCTGCCCCTGCGCGGCACCGGGCTGCCCTCGGCCAACGGCGTACCCCCGTTGCGCCCGCCGATCTGGTATCCGGCGCTCACCGGTCTCCGGCACGCGGCCGGCGCGCTCGGGCTCTATCTGCTCTTCCTGATCTCGCCGATCTGGCCGTACGAACACCAGCTCCCCGAGGTGTCCCACTACCAGGACGGCCTGTTCGGCGCGCTGATGGAGAACTCCCTGGCGATCGCGCTGATCCTGCTGGTCGCGGCGCTGCCCTGGCGGCCCGGCGCGGAACCGGCGTTCTATCCCGACCGGCTGGGCCGCACCACCCAGCTCGCCGCCCGGCGCTGA
- a CDS encoding DoxX family protein has protein sequence MKPVRSLARVMLSGIFVVSGARNLRNPERLVPAAKPVTDRVTPLIQNLHPRIPTDTETLIRANAATQLVGGLMLATGRFSRPAALVLAGTLLPTTAAGHPFWNNDDPAVRNNNQIHFLKNLGLLGGLLLAAADTEGKPGLRWRAGHRIHHSRRSVKRAVRTARREARIAVRSAATARRMPG, from the coding sequence ATGAAGCCCGTGCGCTCCCTCGCCCGAGTCATGTTGAGCGGCATCTTCGTGGTCAGCGGCGCCCGTAACCTGCGCAACCCGGAACGGCTGGTGCCCGCCGCGAAGCCGGTCACCGACCGGGTCACCCCGCTGATCCAGAACCTGCATCCGCGCATCCCGACCGACACCGAGACGCTGATCCGGGCCAACGCCGCCACCCAGTTGGTCGGCGGGTTGATGCTGGCCACCGGCCGGTTCAGCCGCCCGGCCGCGCTCGTCCTCGCCGGTACGCTGCTGCCGACGACGGCCGCGGGTCATCCCTTCTGGAACAACGACGACCCGGCCGTCCGCAACAACAACCAGATCCACTTCCTCAAGAATCTCGGCCTGCTCGGTGGTCTTCTCCTCGCCGCCGCGGACACCGAGGGCAAGCCGGGGCTGCGCTGGCGCGCCGGCCACCGGATCCACCACTCGCGCCGGTCGGTGAAGCGCGCGGTCCGCACCGCCCGCCGGGAGGCGAGAATCGCCGTACGCTCCGCGGCGACCGCACGCCGGATGCCCGGCTGA
- a CDS encoding N-acetyltransferase, with protein sequence MTTLRLRPEEPADEAPVARVLAAAFARPDVTTPPEVGLVEELRHSAAWIPELAMVAEYGGEVVGFALLSRVRVRTDGGSWPALALGPVAVARHRQRVGHGTAVVQAALDAATELGERLVVVLGDPAYYRRFGFGPADRLGLSSPWSGLGEPWQALVLPPSTAEEPPPPAGEVVFPPPWSRV encoded by the coding sequence GTGACGACGCTGCGACTTCGCCCCGAGGAGCCGGCGGACGAAGCGCCGGTGGCCCGGGTGCTCGCCGCCGCGTTCGCCCGCCCCGACGTGACCACCCCGCCCGAGGTCGGCCTGGTCGAGGAGCTGCGGCACAGCGCCGCGTGGATCCCGGAGCTGGCCATGGTCGCCGAGTACGGCGGCGAAGTGGTGGGCTTCGCGCTGCTCAGCCGGGTGCGGGTACGCACCGACGGCGGCTCCTGGCCGGCGCTGGCACTCGGGCCGGTGGCGGTGGCCCGGCACCGGCAGCGCGTCGGGCACGGCACGGCGGTGGTGCAGGCGGCGCTGGACGCCGCCACCGAGCTGGGCGAGCGGCTGGTGGTGGTGCTCGGTGACCCGGCGTACTACCGGCGGTTCGGCTTCGGCCCGGCGGACCGGTTGGGGCTGAGCAGCCCCTGGTCCGGGCTGGGGGAGCCATGGCAGGCGTTGGTGCTGCCGCCGTCCACCGCCGAGGAGCCACCGCCCCCGGCCGGCGAGGTGGTCTTTCCGCCACCCTGGTCGCGGGTCTGA
- a CDS encoding ATP-binding protein — translation MDPVRNPYAPGAGQRPPELAGRGRELDVFDVVLERIARGRPERSLMLTGLRGVGKTVLLNTLRSEAINHLWGTGKIEARPDQSLRRPIAAALHMAVRELAPRHRAPDRIDAFLGVLKAFAQRSAPAGRGGAAPKLRDRWQPGIDVPAASGRADSGDIEIDLVELLSDAAAVATDVGTGIAIFIDEMQDVGAEDVSALCAACHELSQLGAPLIVVGAGLPHLPAVLSAAKSYSERLYRYQRIDRLDRIAADQALCAPAEREEVEYEQKALDLLYEKSGGYPYFVQAYGKATWDHAPRSPITAADVRVAAPEAEAELAVGFFGSRFERATPAEREYMRAMATLALVNGEDGARDDMDAAVPTAEIARALGRKPASLSPARDALIKKGLIYSGERGTVAFTVPHFGRYLRTQPA, via the coding sequence GTGGATCCCGTCCGCAACCCGTACGCCCCGGGTGCCGGCCAGCGCCCGCCCGAACTCGCCGGGCGGGGGCGGGAGCTGGACGTGTTCGACGTGGTCCTGGAGCGCATCGCCCGGGGCCGCCCGGAACGCAGCCTGATGCTCACCGGGCTGCGCGGGGTGGGCAAGACGGTGCTGCTCAACACGCTGCGCTCGGAGGCGATCAACCACCTCTGGGGCACCGGCAAGATCGAGGCCCGGCCGGACCAGTCGCTGCGGCGGCCGATCGCCGCCGCGCTGCACATGGCGGTCCGGGAGCTGGCCCCCCGGCACCGCGCGCCGGACCGGATCGACGCCTTCCTGGGCGTGCTCAAGGCGTTCGCGCAGCGCTCCGCGCCGGCCGGGCGGGGTGGCGCGGCGCCGAAGCTGCGCGACAGGTGGCAGCCCGGCATCGACGTGCCGGCCGCCAGCGGCCGGGCCGACTCCGGCGACATCGAGATCGACCTGGTCGAGCTGCTCAGCGACGCGGCGGCGGTCGCCACCGACGTGGGCACCGGCATCGCCATCTTCATCGACGAGATGCAGGACGTCGGTGCCGAGGACGTCTCCGCGCTCTGCGCCGCCTGCCACGAGCTGTCGCAGCTCGGCGCGCCGCTCATCGTGGTGGGCGCCGGCCTGCCGCACCTGCCAGCCGTGCTCAGCGCCGCCAAGTCGTACTCCGAACGGCTCTACCGCTACCAGCGGATCGACCGGCTGGACCGGATCGCCGCCGACCAGGCGCTCTGCGCGCCGGCCGAGCGGGAGGAGGTCGAGTACGAGCAGAAGGCCCTCGACCTGCTCTATGAGAAGTCCGGCGGTTACCCCTACTTCGTCCAGGCGTACGGGAAGGCGACCTGGGATCACGCGCCCCGGTCGCCGATCACGGCGGCGGACGTGCGGGTCGCCGCGCCGGAGGCGGAGGCGGAGCTGGCGGTGGGTTTCTTCGGCTCCCGCTTCGAGCGGGCCACTCCGGCCGAACGCGAATACATGCGGGCCATGGCCACGTTGGCGCTGGTGAACGGCGAGGATGGCGCACGGGACGACATGGACGCCGCGGTGCCCACCGCGGAGATCGCCCGCGCGCTCGGCCGTAAGCCGGCCAGCCTCTCCCCGGCCCGGGACGCGCTGATCAAGAAGGGTCTGATCTATTCCGGTGAGCGGGGAACTGTCGCGTTCACCGTCCCGCACTTCGGCCGCTACCTGCGTACCCAACCCGCCTGA
- a CDS encoding flagellar basal body protein FliL, whose amino-acid sequence MSNFGPPGSGASEPWGGRRPGDGYPPEPHHPGQQYAPPTEQVGAEPYGGPPSQYGPPVQRYEPTPGWPAGPPPSAAPHQGYPADRGYAGQPSHTGEQSPYAGQPPYPEQQPYTGGQPPYPEQQPYAGGQPPYPGPQPYDEPPPRRRGKGVLLLVVIVLAVLLGGAGAYWLFGRDGESPTSGTTAATAPAADPDAADPTAAVTPSDAADATPSSAAPASSTDPRFVKAGQCVANEGGSGQPKLVIADCAPKTYEVLRRVDGATSGKKDAEAKCGKVAGYTDWYFFDSELDTLDFVLCLKRR is encoded by the coding sequence ATGTCGAACTTCGGACCACCGGGCAGCGGCGCATCCGAGCCGTGGGGTGGACGGCGCCCCGGCGACGGTTATCCGCCCGAACCCCACCACCCCGGCCAGCAGTACGCGCCACCCACCGAACAGGTCGGCGCCGAGCCGTACGGCGGGCCGCCTTCGCAGTACGGGCCGCCGGTGCAGCGGTACGAGCCGACGCCGGGATGGCCCGCCGGCCCACCCCCGTCCGCCGCCCCCCACCAGGGCTACCCGGCCGACCGCGGGTACGCCGGGCAGCCCTCGCACACCGGGGAGCAGTCCCCGTACGCCGGGCAGCCCCCGTACCCCGAGCAACAGCCGTACACCGGAGGGCAGCCCCCGTACCCCGAGCAACAGCCGTACGCGGGCGGGCAACCGCCGTACCCAGGGCCACAGCCGTACGACGAGCCGCCGCCCCGGCGGCGGGGTAAGGGTGTGCTGCTGCTGGTGGTGATCGTGCTGGCGGTGCTGCTGGGCGGCGCCGGGGCGTACTGGCTGTTCGGCCGGGACGGGGAGAGCCCGACGTCCGGGACGACGGCCGCCACCGCGCCGGCGGCGGATCCGGACGCGGCGGATCCGACGGCGGCGGTGACGCCGAGCGACGCGGCGGATGCGACGCCCTCGTCTGCGGCCCCGGCCTCGTCGACCGACCCGCGCTTCGTCAAGGCGGGTCAGTGTGTGGCCAACGAGGGCGGCAGTGGGCAGCCGAAGCTGGTGATCGCCGACTGTGCCCCGAAGACGTACGAGGTGTTGCGCCGGGTGGACGGCGCGACAAGCGGCAAGAAGGACGCCGAGGCGAAGTGCGGCAAGGTGGCCGGCTACACCGACTGGTATTTCTTCGACAGCGAGTTGGACACGCTCGACTTCGTGCTCTGCCTGAAGCGCCGCTGA
- a CDS encoding EamA family transporter has protein sequence MSSRPSSATDTADTSTPAALIWTALALVYLLWGSTYLGIRIAVESLPPLTSAAMRFGAAAGVLALVLRLRHGPGALRVPARRVGSAALVGVLLLAGGNGLVVFAESGPPRSAVPSGVAALLVATVPLLVVVLRTAGGDRPRPWTFVGVALGFAGLVLLVLPRDGVDGVPLAGALTVVVAATSWSVGSYLSGRIRMPADPFVATVYEMVAGAVALAAVAALRGELRDFAPAEVTGRSWAALAYLMVAGSLVAFTAYVWLLAHAPISLVSTYAYVNPAVAVALGALFVAEPVTAQVLLGGAVIVAGVAVVVSMERPRRTAPAAGSGTVVSPDGR, from the coding sequence ATGAGCTCACGCCCATCGAGTGCGACGGACACCGCCGACACCTCGACGCCCGCCGCCCTGATCTGGACCGCCCTGGCCCTGGTCTACCTGCTCTGGGGCTCGACCTACCTGGGCATCCGGATCGCGGTCGAGTCGTTACCGCCGCTCACCTCCGCCGCGATGCGGTTCGGCGCCGCGGCCGGTGTGCTCGCGCTCGTGCTGCGGCTGCGGCACGGGCCGGGAGCCCTCCGCGTGCCGGCGCGTCGGGTCGGCTCCGCCGCGCTTGTCGGCGTGCTGTTGCTGGCCGGGGGCAACGGGTTGGTGGTGTTCGCCGAGTCGGGCCCGCCCCGGAGCGCGGTGCCCTCCGGCGTCGCCGCGCTGCTGGTGGCCACCGTGCCACTCCTGGTGGTGGTGCTCCGTACGGCCGGCGGCGACCGGCCCCGTCCGTGGACCTTCGTCGGCGTGGCGCTCGGCTTCGCCGGTCTCGTCCTGCTGGTGCTGCCCCGGGACGGGGTGGACGGGGTGCCGTTGGCCGGTGCGCTGACCGTGGTCGTAGCCGCGACGAGCTGGTCGGTCGGCTCGTACCTGTCCGGGCGGATCCGGATGCCCGCCGATCCTTTCGTGGCGACGGTCTACGAGATGGTGGCCGGCGCGGTGGCGCTCGCGGCGGTCGCGGCCCTTCGCGGCGAGCTGCGCGACTTCGCCCCCGCCGAGGTGACCGGGCGGTCCTGGGCGGCGCTGGCCTACCTGATGGTGGCCGGGTCGCTTGTCGCCTTCACCGCGTACGTCTGGTTGCTCGCCCACGCGCCGATCTCCCTCGTCTCCACGTACGCGTACGTGAACCCGGCGGTCGCGGTGGCGCTCGGCGCGTTGTTCGTCGCCGAGCCGGTCACCGCACAGGTGCTGCTCGGCGGCGCGGTGATCGTGGCCGGCGTGGCCGTGGTGGTCAGCATGGAGCGTCCGCGCCGGACCGCGCCGGCAGCCGGAAGCGGGACGGTCGTGTCGCCGGACGGGCGGTAG
- a CDS encoding A24 family peptidase: MSVASVASVAGAVLLGALAGLVAVPLGRHVVGVGGVPPRRASMTVTGAVVFGGLAATHGADPALPVLLLIAAAGLVLAVTDLIALRLPDPLVGVVALGGGLGLVGTAAVTDQPGRAATAVAGAGLSLCGYVLLALLPRARLGFGDVKLAAALGFPLGWLGWPTLRLGLLLPHVVAGVAVLVLLAAGRVRRDTPLPFGPAILAGAWLAAVLT, encoded by the coding sequence GTGTCCGTGGCGTCGGTGGCTTCGGTGGCGGGGGCGGTGCTGCTCGGCGCGCTGGCCGGTCTGGTCGCGGTGCCGCTCGGCCGCCACGTCGTCGGCGTCGGGGGCGTCCCGCCGCGCCGGGCCAGCATGACGGTCACCGGAGCCGTAGTGTTCGGCGGGTTGGCCGCCACACACGGCGCCGACCCCGCGCTGCCGGTGCTCCTGTTGATCGCGGCGGCCGGCCTGGTTCTCGCGGTGACCGACCTGATCGCGCTGCGCCTGCCCGATCCGCTTGTCGGCGTGGTGGCGCTCGGCGGCGGGCTCGGCCTGGTCGGGACGGCGGCGGTCACCGACCAGCCGGGCCGCGCGGCCACCGCCGTGGCCGGCGCGGGCCTGTCCCTGTGCGGATACGTGCTGCTCGCGCTGCTGCCGCGCGCCCGGCTCGGTTTCGGCGACGTGAAGCTCGCCGCCGCCCTCGGGTTCCCGCTGGGCTGGCTCGGCTGGCCGACGCTCCGACTGGGCCTGCTTCTTCCGCATGTGGTCGCCGGGGTGGCGGTGCTCGTGTTGCTCGCCGCCGGCCGGGTACGCCGGGACACCCCGCTGCCGTTCGGCCCGGCGATCCTCGCGGGCGCCTGGCTCGCCGCCGTGCTCACCTGA